Proteins encoded in a region of the Zea mays cultivar B73 chromosome 4, Zm-B73-REFERENCE-NAM-5.0, whole genome shotgun sequence genome:
- the LOC100286319 gene encoding blue copper protein precursor: MAAITAGLLVLLAAAVAAPAHATDYTVGDSSGWSSGVDYATWASGKTFAAGDNLVFQYSAMHTVVEVSSADYGACSASNSIQSYSDQNTKIALTAPGTRYFICGTPGHCGNGMKLAVTVAAGTATTTPASSPPAADSPPETATPSGSTPTATTSPSAPTTKPTSSSTGAACGGEARLAMGVLAWAAGLAGLALMG; this comes from the exons ATGGCTGCCATTACGGCAGGTCTGCTGGTACTCCtcgctgctgccgtcgccgctccGGCGCACGCCACGGACTACACGGTCGGCGACTCGTCCGGGTGGAGCAGCGGCGTGGACTACGCCACCTGGGCGAGCGGCAAGACCTTCGCTGCTGGGGACAACCTAG TGTTCCAGTACAGCGCGATGCACACGGTGGTGGAGGTGAGCTCCGCGGACTACGGCGCGTGCTCGGCCAGCAACTCCATCCAGTCCTACAGCGACCAGAACACCAAGATCGCGCTCACAGCGCCCGGCACGCGCTACTTCATCTGCGGCACCCCGGGCCACTGCGGCAACGGCATGAAGCTCGCCGTCACGGTCGCCGCTGGGACCGCCACCACCACCCCGGCGTCATCCCCGCCCGCCGCTGACTCGCCTCCAGAGACAGCCACGCCGTCCGGGTCTACGCCCACGGCAACGACGTCGCCGTCGGCGCCCACGACGAAGCCCACCTCGAGCAGCACTGGCGCTGCCTGCGGTGGGGAGGCCCGGCTCGCTATGGGCGTTTTGGCCTGGGCCGCGGGCCTCGCCGGGCTCGCCCTGATGGGTTAG